The following coding sequences are from one Portunus trituberculatus isolate SZX2019 chromosome 6, ASM1759143v1, whole genome shotgun sequence window:
- the LOC123516934 gene encoding protein amalgam-like yields the protein MFKQALPDGEQLMLFVGNLTLKPSMRLSKVGNSFTLSGVRRSHAGRYVCRIETSPAIEVTHTLDVQYPASVRRVGETVRQVLKGSTVTLECVTDGNPPAAITWSHHRAHLPPGVQSNKQGQSTITLENVDKHLEGTYTCTASNGVGGPSSASTTIQVEYPPEVYTEQSVVHTGEGDLAQLVCLVQGRPAPVVTWARGGKTVDPQRYIASHNGVRHHSLTISGVTSADFGDYTCTAESSLGRNNATVRLTGLPRTPRITSSPAGGEKTSYTLTWETETFTPILMYRLQYRERIEDHRVRQGQS from the exons ATGTTCAAGCAAGCACTGCCTGATGGAGAACAGCTCATGTTGTTTGTGGGGAACCTCACG CTGAAGCCCTCAATGCGTCTCAGTAAGGTGGGTAACTCCTTCACTCTAAGCGGGGTACGGAGGAGTCACGCGGGCCGCTACGTGTGCCGCATTGAGACCTCACCAGCTATTGAAGTCACCCACACTCTTGATGTCCAGTACCCAGCCTCG GTGAGGCGCGTGGGAGAGACGGTACGGCAGGTGTTGAAAGGCTCCACTGTAACCTTGGAATGTGTGACGGATGGCAACCCCCCAGCGGCCATCACCTGGAGCCACCACCGCGCCCACCTCCCCCCTGGCGTGCAATCTAATAAG CAGGGCCAGAGCACCATCACCTTAGAGAACGTAGACAAACACCTGGAGGGCACATACACCTGTACAGCCTCTAATGGCGTGGGTGGACCTTcctctgcctccaccaccatacAAGTAGAATATCCACCTGAAGTATACACGGAACAG tCCGTCGTGCACACAGGAGAAGGAGACCTGGCACAACTAGTCTGTCTCGTGCAAGGGCGGCCTGCTCCTGTGGTGACGTGGGCGAGGGGCGGCAAAACAGTGGATCCTCAGCGCTACATTGCCTCTCACAACGGGGTCCGCCATCACTCCCTCACCATCAGCGGGGTCACCAGCGCAGATTTCGGAGACTACACATGCACCGCGGAGAGCTCTCTAGGCAGGAACAACGCTACTGTGAGGCTGACAG GACTTCCCCGCACGCCACGCATCACCAGCAGCCCGGCGGGAGGCGAGAAGACGTCGTACACCCTCACTTGGGAGACAGAAACTTTCACGCCCATCCTCATGTACCGCCTGCAGTACCGAGAGAGGATCGAGGACcacagggtgaggcaggggcaGAGctga